The following are encoded together in the Streptomyces tsukubensis genome:
- a CDS encoding NAD-dependent succinate-semialdehyde dehydrogenase: MSSTQAPAEGEQILADGVQALIDGEWADAEDGAVFEVTDPADGSVVAEVADCGPGRTGAAVDAAERALPGWRAMPAHRRADILRGAAALLAERAAEIGALMTREQGKPSLEAVGEVESAGEHLLWAAEETRRVYGETVPAATADSRIWVLPEPVGVVAAITPWNFPASMITRKLGPALAAGCTVLLKPSELTPLCAAAVGRALMDAGLPAGVFNLVPTSRPELFAAAVMADSRVRKVSFTGSTVVGRRLIEQSAQDVKRLAIELGGHAPVLVFPDADIPAAAAAVARSKFLNCGQACTSPNRIFVHRRVAEEFIRQLAGQAAQLTAAPGSDPGSTLGPLINERARAKVERHVEDALARGARVVTGGRRPEGDRFSGGAFYEPTVLADVDEEMLICHEETFGPVAPVLVFGDEEQRPAGAGHKASTDHDNEAVVARANATPYGLVAYVWTRDLGRTMRVSEALRFGMVTVNGAPLAPPQAPFGGVKGSGYGREGGHLGVEGFLDHKYLSVGVGR; the protein is encoded by the coding sequence ATGAGCAGCACACAGGCCCCGGCCGAAGGCGAGCAGATCCTGGCCGACGGTGTACAGGCCCTGATCGACGGCGAGTGGGCCGACGCCGAGGACGGGGCGGTCTTCGAGGTCACCGACCCGGCGGACGGCTCGGTGGTGGCCGAGGTGGCGGACTGTGGTCCCGGGCGCACCGGCGCGGCCGTCGACGCGGCGGAGCGGGCCCTGCCCGGTTGGCGGGCCATGCCGGCGCACCGGCGGGCGGACATCTTGCGGGGGGCCGCCGCACTGCTTGCCGAGCGGGCCGCGGAGATCGGCGCGCTGATGACCCGCGAGCAGGGCAAGCCGTCGCTGGAAGCGGTGGGCGAGGTCGAATCGGCAGGGGAACATCTTCTCTGGGCCGCGGAGGAGACGCGCAGGGTGTACGGCGAGACCGTCCCCGCCGCCACTGCGGACAGCCGGATATGGGTGCTGCCCGAGCCGGTGGGTGTGGTCGCCGCGATCACTCCGTGGAACTTCCCTGCCTCCATGATCACCCGCAAGCTCGGACCGGCCCTCGCTGCCGGCTGCACCGTCCTACTGAAGCCCTCCGAGCTGACACCGCTCTGCGCCGCCGCCGTCGGCCGGGCCCTGATGGACGCCGGACTGCCTGCGGGGGTGTTCAACCTCGTACCGACCTCCCGGCCGGAGCTGTTCGCCGCCGCGGTGATGGCGGACAGCAGGGTGCGGAAAGTTTCCTTCACCGGTTCCACGGTTGTGGGCCGGCGGCTCATCGAGCAGAGCGCGCAGGACGTCAAACGGCTGGCGATCGAGCTCGGCGGCCACGCCCCCGTCCTCGTCTTTCCCGACGCGGACATCCCGGCCGCCGCGGCGGCCGTGGCCCGCTCCAAGTTCCTCAACTGCGGGCAGGCCTGCACCTCCCCCAACCGGATTTTCGTGCACAGGCGAGTCGCGGAGGAATTCATCCGCCAACTGGCCGGTCAGGCGGCACAGTTGACGGCGGCGCCGGGGTCCGACCCGGGCTCCACGCTGGGGCCGTTGATCAACGAACGCGCCCGTGCCAAGGTCGAGCGGCACGTCGAGGACGCGCTCGCGCGCGGAGCCCGGGTGGTCACCGGCGGTCGCCGCCCCGAGGGTGACCGCTTCTCCGGCGGCGCTTTCTACGAGCCCACCGTCCTGGCAGACGTCGACGAGGAGATGCTCATCTGCCACGAGGAGACCTTCGGCCCCGTGGCGCCCGTCCTCGTCTTCGGTGACGAGGAACAACGTCCTGCGGGGGCCGGCCACAAAGCGAGTACCGACCATGACAACGAGGCCGTCGTCGCCCGTGCCAACGCCACCCCGTACGGACTCGTGGCCTATGTGTGGACCCGCGATCTCGGACGCACCATGCGCGTCTCGGAGGCTCTCAGGTTCGGCATGGTCACGGTCAACGGCGCGCCTCTCGCTCCTCCGCAGGCCCCCTTCGGAGGAGTCAAGGGCAGCGGATACGGCCGGGAGGGAGGCCACTTGGGCGTGGAGGGTTTCCTCGACCACAAGTACCTCAGCGTCGGAGTCGGCCGGTGA
- a CDS encoding DUF3159 domain-containing protein, translating to MTSLDKPTDHRKRKQDRDAPDQAQDAASKAVTEAALFDAFGGVRGMVETVLPGLLFVTIFTINKNLHVSAIAALVVSLVLAGARLIKRDTVKHAFSGVFGVAFGVVFAMMTGNAKDFYLPGMIYTLGLALAYIVTTLAGVPLIGLILGPVFKENLSWRTRNPGRKKAYAKASWAWGLILLAKCAILFPLYWWADTTSLGWILIALKIPPFLLAVWLTWVFLAKAPAPIDVFAEMEEQEKAEKEEKARRAAEREQSDAAARADAERRPRL from the coding sequence GTGACGTCCCTCGACAAGCCGACCGACCACCGTAAACGCAAGCAGGATCGTGACGCGCCCGATCAGGCACAGGACGCGGCCTCGAAAGCGGTGACGGAGGCCGCGCTCTTCGACGCCTTCGGCGGCGTGCGCGGCATGGTGGAAACGGTTCTGCCGGGTCTCCTCTTCGTCACCATCTTCACGATCAACAAGAACCTGCATGTGTCCGCCATCGCGGCCCTCGTGGTCTCGCTGGTCCTCGCGGGGGCCCGGCTGATCAAGCGGGACACCGTCAAGCACGCCTTCAGCGGCGTCTTCGGCGTCGCCTTCGGCGTGGTCTTCGCGATGATGACCGGCAACGCCAAGGACTTCTACCTGCCGGGCATGATCTACACGCTGGGGCTCGCCCTCGCGTACATCGTGACCACGCTCGCAGGCGTCCCCCTGATCGGGCTCATCCTGGGCCCCGTCTTCAAGGAGAACCTGTCCTGGCGGACGAGGAACCCCGGCCGCAAGAAGGCGTACGCGAAGGCCAGCTGGGCCTGGGGCCTGATTCTGCTCGCCAAGTGCGCGATCCTCTTCCCGCTGTACTGGTGGGCGGACACGACCTCGCTCGGCTGGATCCTCATCGCCCTGAAGATCCCGCCCTTCCTGCTGGCTGTCTGGCTTACCTGGGTCTTCCTCGCCAAGGCGCCCGCGCCCATCGACGTCTTCGCGGAGATGGAAGAGCAGGAGAAGGCGGAGAAGGAAGAGAAGGCGCGGCGCGCGGCGGAGCGGGAGCAGAGCGACGCCGCGGCACGCGCGGATGCGGAGCGGCGGCCTCGGTTGTAG
- a CDS encoding APC family permease, which produces MSKLTDVPKRILIGRALRSDKLGETLLPKRIALPVFASDPLSSVAYAPGEVLLVLSIAGVSAYHFSPWIAVAVVVLMGTVVASYRQNVHAYPSGGGDYEVATTNLGPKAGLTVASALLVDYVMTVAVSIASGVENLGSAVPFVVEHKVLCAVVVVLLLTVMNLRGVRESGKLFAIPTYVFVGGVFLMIIWGVVRGLMLGDDLTSPTADYTIKPEHQGLAGIALVFLLLRAFSSGCAALTGVEAISNGVPAFRKPKSRNAATTLALMGGLAVTMFCGIIGLAMVSDVHMAENPAKDLFRDGSPVGGAYVQNPVITQVAAAVFGDGTFFFVVLAAATALVLFLAANTAYNGFPLLGSILAQDRYLPRQLHTRGDRLTFSNGIVLLAGAAVLLLVIYGADSTRLIQLYIVGVFVSFTLSQIGMVRHWNRHLATERDQAKRRRMIRSRAINSFGAFLTGVVLVVVLLTKFTHGAWVALLGMVIFYGTMTAIRKHYDRVAAEIAVPDEPTEDSVRPSRVHSIVLVSRLHRPTLRALSYARLMRSDSLEALSINVDPDETKTLRQEWERRGIDVPLKILDSPYREITRPVIEYVKRLRKESPRDAVSVIIPEYVVGHWYEHLLHNQSALRLKGRLLFTPGVMVTSVAYQLESSEAAKKRARRRQNWVAPGAVRRGPVEKRQKEPNGSKEPSGK; this is translated from the coding sequence GTGTCCAAACTGACCGACGTGCCCAAACGCATCCTCATCGGGCGCGCACTGCGCAGCGACAAACTGGGAGAGACACTTCTCCCCAAGCGCATCGCACTACCCGTCTTCGCCTCCGACCCGCTCTCCTCCGTGGCCTACGCCCCTGGAGAGGTCCTGCTGGTCCTGTCGATCGCGGGTGTGTCGGCCTACCACTTCAGTCCCTGGATCGCGGTCGCCGTGGTGGTCCTGATGGGGACCGTCGTCGCCTCCTACCGGCAGAACGTGCACGCCTACCCGAGCGGCGGCGGTGACTACGAGGTCGCCACCACCAACCTCGGCCCGAAAGCGGGGCTGACCGTCGCGAGCGCGCTGCTCGTCGACTACGTCATGACCGTCGCGGTCTCCATCGCCTCGGGCGTCGAGAACCTCGGCTCGGCCGTCCCCTTCGTCGTCGAGCACAAAGTGCTGTGCGCCGTCGTGGTCGTCCTGCTGCTGACCGTGATGAACCTGCGTGGTGTACGCGAATCGGGCAAGCTCTTCGCCATCCCGACGTACGTCTTCGTCGGCGGCGTCTTCCTGATGATCATCTGGGGAGTCGTACGCGGGCTGATGCTCGGCGACGACCTCACCTCGCCCACCGCCGACTACACGATCAAGCCGGAGCACCAGGGCCTCGCGGGCATCGCCCTCGTCTTCCTGCTGCTGCGCGCCTTCTCGTCCGGCTGCGCGGCGCTCACCGGTGTCGAGGCCATCAGCAACGGCGTGCCGGCCTTCCGTAAGCCCAAGAGCAGGAACGCGGCGACGACCCTCGCCCTCATGGGCGGCCTGGCCGTCACCATGTTCTGCGGGATCATCGGCCTCGCCATGGTCTCCGACGTGCACATGGCGGAGAACCCGGCGAAGGACCTCTTCCGCGACGGTTCGCCCGTCGGTGGCGCCTACGTACAGAACCCCGTGATCACCCAGGTCGCGGCGGCGGTCTTCGGGGACGGCACCTTCTTCTTCGTGGTGCTGGCCGCGGCCACCGCACTGGTCCTCTTCCTGGCGGCGAACACCGCGTACAACGGTTTCCCGCTGCTCGGATCGATCCTCGCCCAGGACCGCTACCTGCCCCGCCAGCTCCACACCCGAGGAGACCGCCTCACCTTCTCCAACGGCATCGTGCTCCTGGCGGGCGCCGCCGTACTTCTCCTCGTGATCTACGGCGCGGACTCCACCCGACTGATCCAGCTCTACATCGTGGGCGTCTTCGTCTCCTTCACGCTCAGCCAGATCGGCATGGTCAGGCACTGGAACAGGCACCTCGCCACCGAGCGGGACCAGGCGAAGCGGCGCCGCATGATCCGTTCCCGCGCGATCAACTCCTTCGGCGCGTTCCTCACGGGCGTCGTCCTCGTCGTGGTCCTGCTGACCAAGTTCACGCACGGTGCGTGGGTCGCGCTGCTCGGCATGGTCATCTTCTACGGCACGATGACCGCGATCCGTAAGCACTACGACCGGGTCGCCGCGGAGATCGCGGTCCCCGACGAGCCCACCGAGGACAGCGTGCGCCCCTCCCGGGTCCACTCGATCGTCCTCGTCTCCCGGCTGCACAGGCCGACCCTGCGCGCGCTGAGCTACGCGAGGCTGATGCGCTCGGACTCCCTCGAAGCGCTCAGCATCAACGTCGACCCCGACGAGACGAAGACGCTCAGGCAGGAGTGGGAGCGCCGGGGCATCGACGTACCGCTCAAGATCCTCGACTCCCCGTACCGCGAGATCACCAGGCCTGTCATCGAGTACGTGAAGCGGCTCCGCAAGGAGAGCCCGCGCGACGCGGTCAGCGTGATCATCCCGGAGTACGTGGTCGGCCACTGGTACGAGCACCTGCTGCACAACCAGAGCGCGCTGCGCCTCAAGGGACGGCTGCTCTTCACCCCCGGGGTGATGGTCACCTCCGTCGCCTACCAACTCGAATCGTCCGAGGCCGCGAAGAAGCGGGCCCGCAGGCGCCAGAACTGGGTCGCCCCGGGCGCGGTAAGGCGAGGCCCCGTGGAGAAGCGCCAGAAGGAGCCGAACGGTTCGAAGGAGCCGAGCGGCAAGTAG
- a CDS encoding DUF2804 domain-containing protein, protein MHTGHRVTEREITERTNLCRPDGRLDPDAVGWTRTPLHHTNIQGWGRTMRWEYWCVVTPTHIFAITASSLDYLSSKGAWCLDRRTNTPVLSMEVIKPARGVSFPNRCGEGSVWLGAGKNSVSIEEVPGHTRLRVNAGELQADLRVERVAGRDSLGVVVPWSDRRFQYTVKDIGRPVEGTLTVRGKEIPVSADESVATLDHGRGRWPNDIMWNWGAAHGHRDGREIGLQIGGKWTDGTGSVENGLFLDGRLHKISEELVWRYDSKNWYAPWQITGERVDLEFQPEYVRSSDVSRLWMRSREDQAFGRYQGRVVDDEGKAVEVRDLFGWAEEVHRRW, encoded by the coding sequence ATGCACACCGGGCACCGTGTAACGGAGCGCGAGATCACCGAACGGACCAACCTGTGCCGTCCCGACGGGCGGCTCGACCCGGACGCCGTCGGCTGGACCCGGACTCCCCTGCACCACACCAACATCCAGGGCTGGGGCCGCACGATGCGCTGGGAGTACTGGTGCGTCGTCACGCCGACCCACATCTTCGCCATCACCGCGTCCAGCCTCGACTACCTCTCCAGCAAGGGCGCCTGGTGCCTGGACCGCCGCACGAACACTCCCGTCCTCTCGATGGAGGTGATCAAGCCGGCCCGCGGCGTGAGCTTCCCGAACCGCTGCGGTGAAGGCAGCGTATGGCTGGGGGCGGGCAAGAACTCCGTCTCCATCGAGGAGGTTCCCGGGCACACGCGGCTGCGGGTGAACGCCGGTGAGCTCCAGGCGGACCTGCGGGTGGAACGCGTCGCGGGCCGGGACAGCCTGGGAGTGGTGGTGCCCTGGTCGGACCGGCGCTTCCAGTACACGGTGAAGGACATCGGCCGCCCCGTGGAGGGGACCCTCACCGTGCGGGGGAAGGAAATACCGGTCTCGGCCGACGAATCCGTCGCGACCCTGGATCACGGCCGTGGCCGCTGGCCCAACGACATCATGTGGAACTGGGGGGCCGCGCACGGCCACCGCGACGGCCGGGAGATCGGCCTGCAGATCGGCGGCAAGTGGACCGACGGCACCGGAAGTGTGGAGAACGGCCTCTTCCTCGACGGCCGCCTCCACAAGATCAGCGAAGAGCTGGTGTGGCGCTACGACAGCAAGAACTGGTACGCCCCGTGGCAGATCACCGGTGAACGCGTCGACCTGGAGTTCCAGCCCGAGTACGTACGCTCCTCCGACGTCTCCCGACTGTGGATGCGCAGCCGGGAGGACCAGGCGTTCGGCCGCTACCAGGGCCGGGTCGTCGACGACGAGGGCAAGGCCGTGGAGGTGCGGGACCTGTTCGGCTGGGCCGAGGAGGTCCACCGGCGCTGGTGA
- a CDS encoding OB-fold nucleic acid binding domain-containing protein, which translates to MSAAPRPEKSGGRFRRMLDRLSTSQEDLESEELQEDTETTSGCTRIGDVGDRQMVTVTGTLRTVTLRPRAGVPALEAELFDGSAAVDVVWLGRRSIVGIEPGRKLIASGRISMSHGRRVLFNPKYELKPLGRE; encoded by the coding sequence ATGAGCGCTGCTCCTCGCCCGGAAAAGTCCGGCGGCCGTTTCCGCCGCATGCTGGACCGGCTCTCCACGTCCCAGGAGGACCTTGAGTCCGAGGAGCTCCAGGAGGACACCGAGACCACGTCCGGGTGTACGCGTATCGGTGACGTGGGCGACCGACAGATGGTCACGGTTACTGGTACCTTGCGCACGGTCACCCTGCGGCCACGTGCCGGAGTCCCCGCCCTGGAGGCGGAACTGTTCGACGGCTCCGCCGCCGTGGACGTGGTGTGGCTCGGCAGGCGCTCCATCGTGGGAATCGAACCGGGGCGCAAGCTGATCGCCTCGGGCCGTATCTCCATGAGCCACGGCCGGCGGGTGCTGTTCAATCCGAAGTACGAACTCAAGCCCCTCGGACGGGAGTAG
- a CDS encoding response regulator, giving the protein MTRVLVVDDEPQIVRALVINLKARRYEVDAAHDGASALQAAAARHPDVIVLDLGLPDMDGVEVIKGLRGWTRVPILVLSARHSSDEKVEALDAGADDYVTKPFGMDELLARLRAAVRRAEPTGGGEDDVLVETGEFTVDLAAKKVNKGGRDVRLTPTEWHLLEVLVRNGGRLVSQKQLLQEVWGPSYGTETNYLRVYMAQLRRKLEIDPSHPRHFITEPGMGYRFEK; this is encoded by the coding sequence ATGACCCGGGTGCTCGTGGTCGACGACGAGCCGCAGATCGTGCGTGCCCTCGTGATCAACCTGAAGGCGCGCAGGTACGAGGTGGACGCGGCCCACGACGGCGCCTCCGCCCTCCAGGCGGCGGCGGCCCGCCATCCCGATGTGATCGTGCTCGACCTCGGGCTGCCCGACATGGACGGCGTAGAGGTGATCAAGGGGCTACGGGGCTGGACACGGGTGCCGATCCTCGTACTGTCCGCCAGGCACAGCTCCGACGAGAAGGTCGAGGCGCTGGACGCGGGCGCCGACGACTACGTCACCAAGCCGTTCGGCATGGACGAACTGCTGGCCAGGCTCCGCGCCGCCGTCCGTAGGGCCGAGCCCACCGGGGGTGGCGAGGACGACGTGCTGGTCGAGACCGGTGAGTTCACCGTCGACCTGGCCGCGAAGAAGGTCAACAAGGGCGGGAGGGACGTCCGGCTCACCCCCACCGAGTGGCACCTGCTGGAAGTGCTGGTCCGTAACGGGGGCAGGCTGGTCAGCCAGAAACAGCTCCTCCAGGAAGTCTGGGGACCCTCGTACGGCACGGAGACCAACTATCTGCGTGTGTACATGGCACAACTGCGCCGCAAGCTGGAGATCGACCCTTCCCATCCGCGCCATTTCATTACGGAACCAGGGATGGGGTATCGGTTCGAGAAGTGA
- a CDS encoding GntR family transcriptional regulator, which translates to MNRRLPSQPPSGTAAPWRPEPFRTKADLAAEYIKQQIMSGQAEPGTKLVARTVAEAVGVSETPVREAVKQLVSEGWLAERPHVGAVVAQVTVDNARELYGIRASLSALALELGGPLTGTRLAQVDAVLAESAEAVAQEDVARFATLNRRFHSLLCDTAQTQMIHRMLTGVWSKTATAQRGFRLVPWRLPESHAEHVAIRDALAEGRLQAAAELVGTHELAAMHALVRALDEQRAGEDATP; encoded by the coding sequence ATGAACCGAAGACTCCCCTCCCAGCCCCCCTCCGGCACAGCGGCTCCGTGGCGGCCCGAGCCTTTCCGCACGAAGGCCGATCTCGCCGCCGAGTACATCAAACAGCAGATCATGTCCGGGCAGGCCGAACCGGGCACGAAGCTCGTGGCGCGCACGGTCGCGGAAGCCGTCGGCGTCAGCGAGACCCCCGTGCGGGAGGCCGTCAAGCAGCTGGTCTCGGAGGGCTGGCTGGCGGAACGGCCGCACGTGGGCGCGGTGGTGGCGCAGGTGACGGTGGACAACGCACGTGAGCTGTACGGGATCAGAGCTTCGCTCTCGGCCTTGGCCCTGGAGCTCGGCGGACCACTGACCGGCACCAGACTCGCACAGGTGGACGCGGTCCTCGCCGAGTCCGCCGAGGCGGTGGCCCAGGAGGATGTGGCACGGTTCGCCACCCTCAACCGGAGGTTCCACTCGCTCCTCTGCGACACCGCGCAGACACAGATGATCCACCGGATGCTGACCGGGGTCTGGTCCAAGACCGCGACGGCCCAGCGCGGCTTCCGCCTGGTGCCGTGGCGGCTTCCCGAGTCCCACGCCGAGCACGTGGCCATCAGGGACGCGCTCGCGGAGGGAAGACTCCAGGCGGCCGCGGAGCTGGTGGGCACGCACGAACTGGCGGCGATGCACGCACTGGTCCGGGCGCTCGACGAACAGCGCGCGGGCGAGGACGCCACCCCGTAG
- a CDS encoding class I SAM-dependent RNA methyltransferase, giving the protein MSEEPKISEEPKNSLVGEEYEVEIGPVAHGGHCIARTAEGQVLFVRHALPGERVIARVTDGEDDSRFLRADAVTVLEPSKDRVEAPCPYAGPGKCGGCDWQHAKPGAQRRLKGEVIAEQLQRLAGLTPEEAGWDGTVMPVPGDKLPAGQVPAWRTRVQYAIDADGNAGLRRHRSHEIEPIEHCMIAAEGVSELGIEKRDWSGMESVEAIAASGSGDRQVVLAPRPGARLPLVELDKPVSVLRVDERDGGVHRVHGRAFVRERADDHTWRVGNGGFWQVHPKAADLLVEAAMQGLMPRKGETALDLYCGVGLFAGALADRLGEQGAVLGIETTKRAVEDARHNLREFPRVSIEQGKVEQVLPRTGISEANLIILDPPRAGAGRRTISHLTTLGARRIAYVACDPAALARDLAYFKEGGYKVRTLRAFDLFPMTHHVECVAILEPVAKGA; this is encoded by the coding sequence ATGTCGGAAGAACCGAAGATTTCGGAAGAACCGAAGAATTCGCTGGTGGGGGAGGAGTACGAGGTCGAGATCGGCCCCGTCGCCCACGGCGGGCACTGCATCGCCCGCACCGCGGAGGGCCAGGTGCTCTTCGTCCGCCACGCGCTGCCGGGAGAGCGGGTCATCGCCCGGGTCACGGACGGCGAGGACGACTCCCGCTTCTTGCGCGCCGACGCGGTGACCGTCCTCGAACCGTCCAAGGACCGGGTGGAGGCCCCCTGTCCTTACGCGGGCCCCGGTAAGTGCGGCGGCTGCGACTGGCAGCACGCGAAACCGGGCGCGCAGCGCCGGCTCAAGGGCGAGGTGATCGCCGAGCAGCTCCAGCGGCTCGCGGGCCTCACCCCGGAGGAGGCGGGCTGGGACGGCACCGTCATGCCGGTACCCGGCGACAAGCTGCCCGCGGGCCAGGTACCCGCCTGGCGCACCCGCGTGCAGTACGCGATCGACGCCGACGGCAACGCGGGACTGCGCCGCCACCGCTCGCACGAGATCGAGCCGATCGAGCACTGCATGATCGCGGCGGAGGGCGTCAGCGAACTGGGCATCGAGAAGCGCGACTGGTCAGGCATGGAGTCGGTCGAGGCGATCGCCGCCAGCGGCTCGGGCGACCGCCAGGTCGTCCTCGCCCCGCGCCCCGGCGCACGCCTCCCGCTGGTCGAACTGGACAAGCCCGTCTCGGTCCTGCGGGTCGACGAACGCGACGGGGGCGTCCACCGCGTCCACGGCCGCGCCTTCGTACGCGAGCGGGCCGACGACCACACCTGGCGCGTCGGCAACGGCGGCTTCTGGCAGGTCCACCCGAAGGCCGCGGACCTGCTGGTCGAGGCGGCGATGCAGGGCCTGATGCCGCGCAAGGGCGAGACGGCGCTCGACCTGTACTGCGGCGTGGGCCTCTTCGCGGGAGCACTCGCCGACCGCCTCGGCGAGCAGGGCGCGGTGCTGGGCATCGAGACGACGAAGCGAGCGGTCGAGGACGCGCGCCACAACCTGCGGGAGTTCCCGAGGGTCAGCATCGAACAGGGCAAGGTCGAACAGGTCCTGCCCCGCACAGGCATCTCAGAGGCCAACCTGATCATCCTGGACCCGCCCCGCGCGGGCGCGGGCCGCCGCACCATCTCCCACCTGACCACCCTCGGCGCCCGCCGCATCGCCTACGTGGCCTGCGACCCGGCGGCGCTGGCACGGGACTTGGCGTACTTCAAGGAGGGTGGCTACAAGGTGCGGACGCTGCGGGCTTTTGATTTGTTTCCGATGACGCATCATGTGGAGTGCGTGGCGATCCTTGAGCCGGTGGCTAAGGGCGCCTGA
- a CDS encoding potassium channel family protein, with amino-acid sequence MRIAIAGAGAVGRSIAGELLENGHEVLLIDKTPTAISVERVPQAEWLLADACEITSLDEAALQRCNVVIAATGDDKVNLVVSLLAKTEYAVPRVVARVNNPKNEWLFNESWGVDVAVSTPRLMSALVEEAVSVGDLVRLLRFSHGDANLVELTLPPESALAGTQVGDVRWPEDTSLVTIIRGTRVLAPSPEDSLEAGDELLFVAAQAREEQLEDLLSVRREDDQAV; translated from the coding sequence ATGCGTATCGCCATTGCCGGAGCGGGTGCGGTCGGCCGTTCCATCGCGGGTGAGCTGCTGGAGAACGGGCACGAGGTGCTGCTCATCGACAAGACGCCCACGGCGATCTCGGTCGAGCGGGTGCCGCAGGCGGAGTGGCTGCTGGCCGACGCGTGCGAGATCACCTCACTCGATGAGGCGGCGTTGCAGCGCTGCAATGTCGTGATCGCCGCGACCGGTGACGACAAGGTCAATCTCGTCGTGTCGCTGCTGGCCAAGACGGAGTACGCGGTGCCGCGCGTCGTCGCCCGCGTCAACAACCCCAAGAACGAGTGGCTCTTCAACGAGTCGTGGGGTGTCGACGTCGCGGTCTCCACGCCGCGCCTGATGTCGGCGCTGGTCGAGGAGGCGGTGAGCGTCGGTGATCTCGTACGGCTGCTGCGCTTCAGTCACGGCGACGCCAACCTGGTGGAGCTGACGCTGCCACCCGAGTCCGCGCTGGCCGGCACGCAGGTCGGCGACGTGCGCTGGCCCGAGGACACCTCGCTGGTCACGATCATTCGCGGTACGCGGGTACTGGCTCCCTCGCCCGAGGACTCACTGGAAGCCGGCGACGAGCTGCTGTTCGTGGCCGCGCAGGCCCGTGAGGAGCAGCTGGAGGATCTGCTCTCGGTACGCCGGGAGGACGACCAGGCGGTGTGA
- a CDS encoding potassium channel family protein, whose translation MHIVIMGCGRVGSALAQTLEQQGHTVAVIDRDPTAFRRLGSGFGGRRVTGIGFDQDTLREAGIEEAGAFAAVSSGDNSNIIAARVAREMFSIDNVAARIYDPRRAEVYQRLGIPTVATVRWTADQMLRRLLPSGAEPLWRDPTGAVQLAEVYASEAWVGQKVSRLQEETGVRVAFVTRLGEAMLPTSQTVVQEGDLVHVMMRTGDVQKVEEAFAEGPREGGE comes from the coding sequence GTGCACATCGTCATCATGGGCTGCGGGAGAGTGGGATCCGCTCTCGCGCAGACCCTGGAGCAGCAGGGGCACACGGTCGCCGTGATCGACCGGGACCCCACGGCCTTCCGCCGTCTGGGCTCCGGTTTCGGCGGCCGCCGTGTCACCGGCATCGGGTTCGACCAGGACACCCTCCGTGAGGCGGGCATCGAGGAAGCGGGCGCGTTCGCCGCCGTGAGCAGCGGTGACAACTCGAACATCATCGCGGCGCGGGTCGCCAGGGAGATGTTCTCCATCGACAACGTCGCGGCTCGTATCTATGACCCGCGTCGCGCCGAGGTCTATCAGCGGCTGGGCATTCCGACCGTCGCCACGGTCCGCTGGACGGCGGACCAGATGCTCCGCAGGCTGTTGCCGTCCGGCGCGGAGCCGCTCTGGCGGGACCCTACGGGCGCCGTGCAGCTCGCCGAGGTCTACGCCTCGGAAGCGTGGGTCGGGCAGAAGGTCAGCCGTCTCCAGGAGGAGACCGGCGTCCGTGTCGCCTTCGTCACGCGTCTGGGTGAAGCGATGCTTCCGACCTCGCAGACCGTCGTCCAGGAGGGCGACCTCGTACACGTGATGATGCGCACCGGCGATGTCCAGAAGGTCGAAGAGGCCTTCGCCGAGGGCCCCAGGGAAGGCGGTGAGTGA